A segment of the Catenuloplanes nepalensis genome:
TCCTGCGCGTCCGCGTGGAGGTAGACGGCCGGGCCGCCGCGGGCCCGGGCGGCAGCGATCATCGGGGCCGAGACGTCGACGCCGGTGCAGTGGCCGAGGCGGCGGGCGGCCGCGTCCGTGGTGCTGCCGGTGCCGCAGCCGACGTCCAGCACGTCGCCGCCGGTGAGCGGTGCGACGAGTACATTCTCCAGCGGGCGGAAGAGCGTGTCGAGCAGGTTCTGCGCCTGCGTCCAGGCATCGCCGGAGCGACCGTTCCAATCCATGACCAGCACCTCTCAGGGGGGAGCGCCCACCGTGTCACCTCAGGCGGACTTGAGGTCAAGCCCGGCAGCCCTGGACATCGCGGAGGTCGCGTCGAGGTCCGGGCTGTCCGTGTCGGCGCTGCGCTACTACGAGGAGAAGGGGCTGATCGCGTCGGCCGGGCGGAAAGGGCTGCGGCGGCAGTTCACGGCGGGCGTGCTGGAACGGCTGGCGCTGGTCGCGATCGGCCGGGACGCGGGCTTCACGCTGGACGAGATCGCCGGCATGTTCGGGCCGGACGGCGAGCCGGTCATCGACCGGGCGCTGCTGGCCACCCGCGCGGACGACCTGGACCGGACGATCCGGCGGCTGACCGTGCTGCGCGACGGGCTCCGGCACGCGGCGGCCTGCCCGGCGCCGCGGCACCTGGACTGCCCGACGTTCCGGCGGATCATGGAGAGGGCGAAGGCGCGGCCTGCTTCGAGATGAGCGCGTCCAGCTCGGCGACGTGCGGTGCGTGGCCGAGTGACACGTA
Coding sequences within it:
- a CDS encoding helix-turn-helix domain-containing protein, with amino-acid sequence MSPQADLRSSPAALDIAEVASRSGLSVSALRYYEEKGLIASAGRKGLRRQFTAGVLERLALVAIGRDAGFTLDEIAGMFGPDGEPVIDRALLATRADDLDRTIRRLTVLRDGLRHAAACPAPRHLDCPTFRRIMERAKARPASR